The following coding sequences lie in one Caproicibacterium argilliputei genomic window:
- the uxuA gene encoding mannonate dehydratase — protein MKMTFRWFGEGRDSISLKQIKQIPGCTGLMGVLDQYAAGEEWPLHVIQDYVRHVHDAGLEVEVIESVNIHEDIKLGKPSRDRYIKNYIKTIRSLAQCGVKVIVYNFMPVFDWLRTDLAHVIPEDGSNSLYFDEAELKGMTPVQIVENTAKSSNGFSLPGWEPERLAELQSILEQYKLIDEDKLRENYKYFLDAVIPTCEEVGMVLACHPDDPAWPVFGLPRIAHSQADFDKIVKLHDSPCNTVCLCTGSLGSDPANDIPAIIRHFGEMHRIGCAHVRNIKFLGPHKFRESSHLSSDGSLDLYEIMKALYETCPDTYVRPDHGRMIWDEVGRPGYGLYDRALGVAYLNGLWEAIGKNAKAAN, from the coding sequence ATGAAAATGACATTCCGATGGTTTGGCGAGGGTCGCGACAGCATCAGCCTGAAGCAAATCAAACAGATTCCCGGCTGCACCGGTCTGATGGGCGTGCTGGACCAGTACGCCGCCGGTGAGGAGTGGCCGCTCCACGTGATTCAGGACTACGTCCGGCACGTACACGACGCAGGTCTGGAAGTAGAAGTCATTGAAAGCGTCAACATCCACGAGGACATCAAGCTGGGCAAACCCAGCCGCGACCGCTATATCAAAAACTACATCAAAACCATCCGCAGTCTGGCACAGTGCGGTGTCAAAGTCATTGTGTACAACTTCATGCCGGTTTTTGACTGGCTGCGCACCGACCTTGCACACGTGATTCCCGAAGACGGCTCCAACTCCCTCTACTTTGACGAAGCGGAGCTTAAAGGCATGACACCGGTGCAGATTGTGGAAAACACCGCAAAAAGCTCCAATGGTTTTTCCCTGCCCGGCTGGGAACCGGAGCGCCTTGCAGAGCTGCAGAGCATTCTGGAGCAGTACAAACTGATTGACGAAGACAAGCTGCGCGAAAACTACAAGTATTTTCTGGATGCCGTCATCCCGACCTGCGAAGAAGTCGGCATGGTGCTGGCCTGCCACCCGGACGATCCTGCCTGGCCGGTGTTTGGTCTGCCCCGCATTGCCCACTCGCAGGCAGACTTTGATAAAATCGTCAAACTGCACGACAGCCCCTGCAACACCGTCTGCCTGTGCACTGGTTCGCTGGGTTCCGACCCTGCCAACGACATTCCCGCCATCATCCGTCACTTTGGGGAAATGCACCGCATTGGCTGTGCGCACGTCCGGAACATCAAGTTCCTCGGCCCTCACAAGTTCCGGGAATCTTCTCATCTTTCCAGCGACGGTTCGCTGGATTTGTACGAAATTATGAAAGCCCTGTACGAAACCTGCCCGGACACCTATGTGCGCCCTGACCACGGCCGCATGATCTGGGACGAAGTCGGCCGCCCCGGCTACGGCCTTTATGACCGTGCGCTGGGTGTCGCCTACCTGAACGGTCTATGGGAGGCCATCGGCAAAAACGCAAAAGCCGCAAACTGA
- a CDS encoding class I SAM-dependent methyltransferase: MKKGNYGIDAPLAVFVLLAAGVLLMLAAGVRAHTFSWVGLLLLAVGFYMLYGSKCGKYKLREKILQRTIVRESDTVLDVGCGRGLLLNGLAQKLKTGKAYGVDLWSGKDQSGNGAKAVQANAQLEGTADRIAVQSGDMRSLPFADETFNVIVSSLAIHNIHGAAEREKALLEMARVAKSGCRLAILDLAHIQEYAQVLSENGFLVEEVSGLQAQMFPPVRILYARRQRIGAGASKK, translated from the coding sequence ATGAAAAAAGGAAATTACGGTATTGATGCGCCGCTTGCGGTTTTTGTTCTGCTCGCGGCAGGGGTACTGCTGATGCTGGCTGCGGGCGTGCGGGCGCACACCTTTTCGTGGGTGGGGCTTCTTTTGCTGGCAGTCGGCTTTTATATGCTTTACGGCAGCAAATGCGGCAAGTATAAGCTGCGCGAAAAGATTTTGCAGCGCACGATCGTGCGGGAAAGTGACACGGTGCTGGATGTCGGCTGCGGCCGCGGGTTGCTGCTGAACGGGCTTGCGCAGAAGCTCAAAACCGGAAAAGCTTATGGGGTTGACCTGTGGAGCGGCAAGGATCAATCCGGCAACGGCGCCAAAGCGGTGCAGGCAAACGCACAGCTGGAGGGGACGGCAGACCGGATCGCGGTGCAAAGCGGGGATATGCGCAGCCTTCCGTTTGCAGACGAAACATTTAATGTGATTGTTTCCAGCCTTGCGATACATAACATCCACGGCGCGGCGGAACGGGAAAAAGCCCTGCTGGAAATGGCGCGCGTGGCAAAAAGCGGCTGCCGCCTTGCAATTTTGGACCTTGCCCATATACAGGAGTACGCACAGGTGCTTTCCGAAAACGGATTTTTGGTTGAGGAAGTGAGCGGTCTGCAGGCGCAGATGTTTCCGCCGGTTCGGATTTTATATGCGCGCAGGCAAAGAATCGGTGCAGGTGCTTCCAAAAAATAA
- a CDS encoding mannitol dehydrogenase family protein, translating into MKLKEAALQNTAAWEKAGFDLPHFDRKKVCAQTRKAPKWIHFGAGNIFRAFPANIQQQILNAGKADTGIIVAEGFDYEIIDRMYRPHDNLSVLVTLQADGSIEKTVVGSITESLKVDSADAAEWNRLKEIFCSPSLQMVSFTITEKGYSLVNGKGSFTDAVLQDFQKGPAAPVSYIGKLAALVYARYQNGRLPLALVSMDNCSHNGSKLYSAVSTFSKTWSEAGLTDAGFDAYVNDRMKVSFPWSMIDKITPRPDDSVKEILVKDGFEDVEAEITAKHTYVAPFVNAEETQYLVVEDWFPNGRPNLDAGGVIFTDRETVDKVEKMKVCTCLNPLHTALAIYGCLLGYTLISKEMQDPELKKLVETIGYKEGLPVVVNPGILDPKEFLDTVLRVRIPNPFMPDTPQRIATDTSQKLGIRFGETIKAYLASPTLQVTDLKLIPLVLAGWCRYLLGVDDNGQAFTPSADPLLAENQAHLAGVKLGSKGPFHAALQPILSNVSIFGVDLYEAGLGAQTEAYFAELTTGTGAVRSTLQKYVNA; encoded by the coding sequence ATGAAGCTAAAGGAAGCGGCGCTGCAAAATACAGCCGCCTGGGAAAAAGCCGGGTTTGACCTGCCGCACTTTGACCGAAAAAAAGTGTGTGCACAGACGCGCAAAGCACCGAAATGGATTCACTTCGGTGCCGGCAACATTTTCCGGGCATTTCCTGCAAATATACAGCAGCAAATTTTGAACGCAGGCAAAGCAGACACCGGCATCATTGTTGCCGAAGGCTTTGACTATGAAATCATCGACAGAATGTACCGCCCGCACGACAACCTTTCCGTTCTGGTGACACTGCAGGCAGACGGTTCCATTGAAAAAACCGTTGTCGGCAGCATTACCGAGTCTTTAAAAGTTGACTCCGCTGATGCAGCCGAGTGGAACCGGCTCAAAGAAATTTTCTGCAGCCCGTCCCTGCAGATGGTCAGCTTCACCATCACAGAAAAAGGATACAGCTTGGTCAACGGAAAAGGCAGCTTTACCGATGCGGTTCTGCAGGACTTTCAAAAGGGTCCTGCCGCGCCGGTCAGCTACATCGGCAAGTTGGCAGCTCTGGTATATGCCCGCTACCAAAACGGCCGGCTTCCGCTTGCACTGGTCAGCATGGACAACTGCTCGCACAATGGCAGCAAACTGTACAGCGCGGTCAGCACCTTTTCTAAAACATGGTCGGAAGCCGGTCTGACCGACGCCGGCTTCGATGCTTATGTGAATGACCGCATGAAAGTTTCATTCCCGTGGAGCATGATTGACAAAATCACGCCGCGGCCGGATGATTCTGTCAAGGAAATACTCGTGAAAGACGGCTTTGAGGACGTAGAGGCGGAAATTACCGCCAAGCATACCTATGTGGCGCCGTTCGTCAATGCGGAAGAAACGCAGTATCTGGTGGTTGAAGACTGGTTCCCCAATGGCCGCCCCAATCTGGATGCAGGCGGGGTGATTTTTACTGACCGCGAAACAGTAGACAAAGTGGAAAAGATGAAAGTGTGCACCTGCTTAAATCCTCTGCACACCGCACTCGCAATTTACGGCTGTCTGCTCGGCTACACGCTGATTTCCAAAGAAATGCAGGACCCGGAGCTAAAAAAGCTGGTAGAAACCATTGGGTACAAAGAGGGTCTGCCGGTTGTCGTCAATCCCGGCATTCTCGACCCGAAAGAATTTCTGGACACGGTGCTGCGTGTGCGGATTCCGAATCCGTTTATGCCGGACACGCCGCAGCGCATTGCGACTGACACCTCGCAGAAGCTCGGCATCCGCTTTGGTGAAACCATCAAAGCGTACCTTGCTTCGCCAACGCTGCAAGTGACAGACCTCAAGCTGATTCCGCTGGTGCTGGCCGGTTGGTGCCGCTATCTGCTGGGTGTGGATGACAACGGACAGGCATTTACGCCGTCTGCTGACCCGCTGCTGGCAGAAAATCAGGCGCACCTTGCCGGTGTGAAGTTGGGCAGCAAGGGCCCGTTCCATGCAGCCCTGCAGCCGATTCTGTCCAACGTGTCCATTTTTGGCGTTGACCTTTACGAAGCCGGTTTAGGTGCGCAGACCGAAGCGTACTTTGCCGAACTGACCACAGGCACTGGTGCAGTCAGAAGCACCCTGCAAAAATATGTAAACGCCTAA
- the ribH gene encoding 6,7-dimethyl-8-ribityllumazine synthase, whose product MRIYEGTLVAQGARIGIAVARFNELITTKLLDGALDGLRRRGVAEEHIDVAWVPGAFELPLIASKLAESGRYDAVICLGAVIRGSTSHYEYVCNEMSKGIAQVSLATGVPVLFGVLTTENIEQAVERAGTKAGNKGFACAADAVEMVNLIHELKN is encoded by the coding sequence ATGCGTATTTATGAAGGAACTCTGGTCGCGCAGGGCGCCAGAATCGGCATTGCCGTTGCCCGCTTTAATGAACTGATTACCACAAAACTTTTGGACGGCGCGCTGGACGGCTTGCGCCGCCGCGGGGTTGCTGAGGAGCACATCGACGTGGCGTGGGTGCCGGGCGCGTTTGAGCTGCCGCTGATTGCATCCAAGTTGGCGGAAAGCGGGCGCTATGACGCGGTCATTTGCCTGGGCGCGGTCATCCGCGGCAGCACGAGCCACTACGAGTATGTCTGCAATGAGATGTCCAAAGGCATTGCGCAGGTGTCGCTGGCGACCGGCGTGCCGGTCCTGTTCGGTGTGCTTACCACAGAAAATATTGAGCAGGCGGTTGAGCGCGCGGGAACCAAAGCGGGCAACAAAGGCTTTGCGTGCGCGGCGGATGCCGTGGAAATGGTAAATTTGATTCACGAACTGAAGAACTGA
- a CDS encoding GntR family transcriptional regulator produces the protein MPFTPLKSEKYRIQNTGDRIYADLREAIMLLQLHPGEELNIKSLSEKLGVSRSPVRDAVMRLAKEGLADVLPQKGTRVSRIDPHRVEEERFLRESLEIRLLSLFMQQHTSQDVSDLEQLVETQNRCLRETRMSDFLDYDEAFHSVFFRAADKALCWDLIEQMSGHYRRARLMTLWDAKIVSGAIGEHEEMLRCIRQGQTDRLTEIEENHCRKINIQELDLFQQYPDFFTERKE, from the coding sequence GTGCCGTTTACGCCGCTAAAATCTGAAAAGTACCGGATTCAAAACACCGGCGACCGGATTTACGCCGATCTGCGGGAGGCCATTATGCTTCTGCAGCTGCACCCCGGCGAGGAACTGAATATCAAGTCGCTTTCTGAAAAGCTGGGGGTCAGCCGCAGTCCGGTGCGCGACGCGGTCATGCGCCTTGCCAAAGAAGGTCTGGCAGACGTTCTGCCGCAAAAGGGCACCCGGGTTTCCCGTATTGACCCCCACCGGGTTGAGGAAGAACGCTTTCTGCGCGAAAGTCTGGAAATCCGCCTGCTCAGCCTTTTCATGCAGCAGCACACTTCGCAGGACGTTTCCGATTTGGAGCAGTTGGTGGAAACACAGAATCGCTGCCTGCGGGAGACCCGGATGTCTGACTTTCTGGATTATGACGAAGCGTTTCACAGTGTATTCTTCCGCGCGGCAGACAAAGCGCTCTGCTGGGACTTGATTGAGCAAATGTCCGGCCACTACCGCCGCGCCCGCTTGATGACCTTATGGGACGCAAAAATCGTCAGCGGCGCCATTGGCGAGCATGAAGAAATGCTCCGATGCATCCGACAGGGACAGACCGACCGCTTGACGGAAATTGAAGAAAACCACTGCCGCAAAATCAACATACAGGAGCTGGATCTGTTTCAGCAGTATCCGGACTTCTTTACAGAAAGAAAGGAATAA
- a CDS encoding HAD-IIB family hydrolase, with protein sequence MKKLLCFDYDMTLLDHATGQIPASTQEAVRLLRPTWKIVLATGRDMEQPESTYGMETVQPDAVVQMNGAKVCAEGKVLYEYFLPQELMQRIFAFALQKDLCVSCLLDNVYYTTKPQPLRDFVYTCVRQTPITVRPAQEAFGRQVRALALVGNTADARLLEAAFPEIKVPLFAQKRGADIIPRALSKAEGMRRVLAYYGSDFSQVVFFGDSGNDLELIAEAKLGIAMGNAIPQLKEAADYVTDAVGKNGIWNALVHFHFLQGEKR encoded by the coding sequence GTGAAAAAACTGCTATGCTTTGATTACGATATGACGCTGCTGGACCACGCCACGGGGCAAATTCCGGCGAGCACACAAGAGGCTGTCCGCCTGCTGCGACCAACGTGGAAAATTGTGCTTGCCACCGGTCGCGACATGGAACAGCCGGAAAGCACTTATGGCATGGAAACTGTGCAGCCGGACGCAGTGGTGCAGATGAACGGCGCAAAGGTCTGCGCCGAGGGAAAGGTGCTGTACGAATACTTTCTGCCGCAGGAGCTGATGCAGCGAATTTTTGCATTTGCACTGCAAAAGGATCTGTGCGTCAGCTGCCTTTTGGACAATGTCTATTATACGACCAAGCCGCAGCCGCTGCGGGATTTCGTTTACACCTGCGTGCGGCAGACACCCATTACGGTGCGCCCTGCGCAAGAGGCATTCGGGCGGCAGGTGCGTGCGCTGGCGCTGGTTGGAAACACTGCGGATGCGCGGCTTCTGGAGGCTGCGTTTCCAGAAATCAAAGTGCCGCTGTTTGCGCAGAAGCGCGGGGCGGACATCATTCCGCGCGCGCTTTCCAAGGCGGAGGGGATGCGCCGCGTACTGGCGTATTACGGCAGCGACTTTTCGCAGGTGGTCTTTTTCGGGGACAGCGGCAACGACTTGGAGTTGATTGCCGAGGCGAAGCTGGGCATTGCGATGGGAAATGCCATTCCGCAACTCAAGGAGGCGGCGGACTACGTGACCGATGCGGTGGGAAAAAACGGCATTTGGAACGCACTGGTGCACTTTCACTTTTTACAGGGGGAAAAACGATGA
- a CDS encoding glycoside hydrolase family 3 C-terminal domain-containing protein, whose product MTLEEKAGLCSGADFWHTKAVPRLGVPSMMVSDGPHGLRKQDLQADHLGINESIKAVCFPAGCAAAASFDRSLLRHIGETLGNECQAEGVGVILGPAVNIKRSPLCGRNFEYYSEDPYLASELAANQIAGVQSRHVGTSIKHFFANSQEHRRMSSSSEMDERTAREIYLAAFETAVRQSKPWTVMCSYNRINGVYAAQNRRALTDILRGEWGFDGFVVSDWGAVNDRVPDLQAGLDLEMPTSFGMNDKKIVQAVQDGTLQEEVLDRAVERILTQVQRFEAHRDSTAVFDREKDHQTAREAAGQCMVLLKNEDALLPLNRKAKLAFIGEFAQKPRFQGGGSSHINCSRVDAAWELVQQNPSAYPQTVYAQGYRTQEDCVCAQMQEEAVQAAKAADTAVIFAGLPDAYESEGYDRTHMRLPENQTALIEAVAAVNPNMVVILHNGAPVEMPWLDHVKAVLEAYLAGQAVGGAVLDILFGDVNPSGHLAETFPRKLEDNPSYLYYHGEGDKTEYREGVFVGYRYYDTKKMDVLFPFGHGLSYTTFTCGNVRLSQAHLTDTDTLTVQAEVTNTGTRTGKEVLQLYVAPPKGDVIRPVHELKGFEKVELAPGETKTVTFRLGKRAFSYYDMDLQDWRVEPGVYTLELGESSRNILQTVQVTAAGTPKKPAEITLDTTIGDVLQMPRGREIVRPLIEAYGMMSADSGNADCLGESTAQMMESMLRYMPLRGLVAFGNGKITDADAQKVVEQLQAAGKPPQAVC is encoded by the coding sequence ATGACACTGGAAGAAAAGGCGGGTTTGTGCTCCGGCGCAGACTTCTGGCACACCAAGGCGGTGCCGCGGCTCGGCGTCCCCTCTATGATGGTGAGCGACGGCCCCCACGGTCTGCGCAAGCAGGATCTGCAGGCAGACCATTTGGGCATCAACGAAAGCATCAAGGCCGTCTGCTTTCCGGCAGGCTGTGCAGCAGCAGCTTCCTTTGACCGCTCGCTTTTGCGGCATATTGGGGAAACACTGGGCAATGAGTGTCAGGCTGAGGGCGTCGGCGTGATTCTCGGCCCAGCGGTGAACATCAAGCGCTCCCCACTTTGTGGGCGCAACTTTGAGTATTACTCGGAAGACCCATACCTGGCTTCCGAATTGGCAGCCAACCAGATTGCCGGTGTGCAAAGTAGGCACGTTGGCACCAGCATCAAGCACTTTTTTGCCAACAGTCAGGAGCACCGCCGCATGAGCTCCAGCTCCGAAATGGACGAGCGCACCGCGCGGGAGATTTATCTGGCGGCTTTTGAAACAGCGGTGCGGCAGTCGAAACCGTGGACGGTGATGTGCTCTTACAATCGGATTAACGGTGTATATGCTGCTCAGAACCGCCGCGCGCTGACGGACATTCTGCGCGGCGAGTGGGGATTTGACGGCTTTGTGGTCAGTGACTGGGGTGCGGTGAATGACCGTGTGCCCGACCTGCAGGCAGGTCTGGATTTGGAAATGCCGACTTCATTCGGCATGAATGACAAAAAAATCGTACAGGCGGTGCAGGATGGCACCCTGCAGGAAGAGGTGCTTGACCGGGCGGTCGAGCGCATTCTGACACAGGTACAGCGGTTTGAAGCGCACCGCGATTCCACAGCGGTTTTTGACCGTGAAAAAGATCACCAAACCGCACGGGAAGCGGCGGGGCAGTGCATGGTTCTGCTCAAAAATGAAGATGCACTTCTGCCGCTGAACCGCAAGGCGAAGCTTGCATTTATCGGCGAGTTTGCCCAGAAGCCGCGCTTTCAGGGCGGCGGCAGCTCCCACATCAACTGCAGCCGGGTGGACGCCGCATGGGAGCTGGTTCAGCAGAATCCATCGGCTTACCCGCAGACGGTTTATGCGCAGGGGTACCGTACCCAAGAGGACTGTGTTTGCGCGCAGATGCAGGAAGAGGCGGTGCAGGCAGCCAAAGCGGCAGACACAGCGGTCATTTTTGCCGGTCTGCCGGATGCCTATGAGTCGGAAGGCTACGACCGTACCCATATGCGCCTGCCGGAAAACCAGACCGCGCTGATTGAAGCCGTAGCGGCGGTCAATCCGAATATGGTTGTGATTCTGCATAATGGTGCGCCGGTGGAAATGCCGTGGCTTGACCATGTGAAGGCTGTACTGGAAGCTTATCTGGCCGGTCAGGCTGTGGGCGGCGCAGTTCTGGACATTCTGTTCGGCGACGTTAATCCAAGCGGACATCTGGCGGAAACTTTCCCACGGAAGCTGGAGGACAATCCGTCTTATTTGTATTATCACGGTGAGGGGGACAAAACCGAGTACCGGGAAGGTGTCTTTGTCGGTTACCGGTATTATGACACCAAAAAAATGGATGTGTTGTTTCCGTTTGGACATGGGCTGAGTTATACCACTTTTACCTGCGGCAACGTGCGTCTGAGTCAAGCCCATCTGACAGATACGGATACGCTGACGGTACAGGCAGAGGTGACGAATACCGGCACGCGCACCGGCAAGGAAGTGCTTCAGCTGTATGTGGCGCCGCCTAAAGGGGACGTCATCCGTCCGGTACATGAGTTGAAAGGTTTTGAAAAGGTAGAGCTTGCGCCCGGCGAGACCAAAACCGTGACGTTTCGGCTTGGAAAGCGCGCCTTTTCATATTATGATATGGATTTGCAGGACTGGCGCGTGGAGCCGGGCGTTTACACGTTGGAGCTTGGCGAGTCGAGCCGAAACATCCTGCAGACCGTGCAGGTGACTGCGGCGGGAACGCCGAAGAAACCGGCGGAGATTACGCTGGATACGACCATCGGAGATGTGCTGCAGATGCCCCGAGGCAGAGAAATTGTTCGTCCGCTGATAGAAGCGTATGGTATGATGTCGGCCGATTCCGGAAATGCGGATTGTCTGGGTGAGAGCACGGCGCAGATGATGGAATCCATGCTGCGGTATATGCCGCTGCGTGGTTTGGTTGCTTTTGGAAACGGGAAAATTACAGATGCGGATGCACAGAAAGTAGTAGAGCAGCTGCAGGCTGCGGGGAAGCCCCCGCAGGCGGTGTGCTGA
- a CDS encoding NAD(P)/FAD-dependent oxidoreductase — MSQSLAADVPASFTAKAVILATGTSARILGIPGERELTGQGVAYCATCDAAFFQDQHVVVVGSGDQAIEEGLFLTKYASRVTVVVLHEQGVLDCNRQSAEKALAHPKMEFLWNSTVVRVEGSDHVTGVTIRDSRTGSVYKYPCNGVFFFVGMIPATGFLQDSLPLNRQGWIVTNDRMETTVGGVFAAGDVREKYLRQITTAAADGATAATAAERYIEEMNDFEQILMPSEKPVVLAFWDPARTGSLEAVMQLKASLTDESVQFMEVDVSRKKFLASHFGVVLSEKQPAAIRTLHGQKEANLPLFAS, encoded by the coding sequence ATGAGCCAGTCCTTGGCGGCAGATGTTCCGGCGTCCTTCACCGCGAAAGCGGTCATTCTGGCAACGGGTACTTCTGCCCGTATCCTCGGCATTCCGGGGGAGCGCGAGCTGACCGGGCAGGGAGTTGCCTACTGTGCAACCTGTGACGCGGCGTTTTTTCAGGACCAGCATGTGGTTGTGGTGGGCAGCGGCGACCAGGCGATTGAGGAAGGTTTGTTCCTTACAAAATACGCGAGTCGTGTCACCGTTGTGGTGTTGCATGAGCAGGGAGTTCTGGACTGCAACCGCCAGTCAGCGGAAAAGGCACTTGCACACCCTAAGATGGAGTTTCTTTGGAACAGTACAGTGGTGCGCGTTGAAGGCAGTGACCATGTAACCGGTGTGACCATACGGGACAGCCGCACAGGCAGCGTCTATAAATATCCCTGCAACGGTGTTTTCTTTTTTGTCGGCATGATTCCGGCGACCGGCTTTTTGCAGGACAGTCTTCCGCTGAACCGGCAGGGATGGATTGTGACAAATGACCGGATGGAAACCACCGTGGGCGGTGTGTTTGCAGCGGGAGATGTGCGGGAAAAGTATTTGCGGCAGATTACAACGGCAGCAGCCGATGGTGCGACCGCCGCGACCGCCGCTGAACGGTATATTGAAGAAATGAACGACTTTGAACAGATTTTAATGCCGTCTGAAAAACCGGTGGTGCTGGCGTTTTGGGACCCTGCTCGCACCGGCAGTCTGGAGGCTGTGATGCAGCTGAAAGCTTCGCTCACAGACGAATCCGTACAGTTTATGGAGGTTGACGTCAGCCGCAAAAAGTTTTTGGCGTCCCATTTTGGCGTGGTGCTGTCAGAGAAACAGCCCGCCGCCATACGAACACTGCACGGTCAAAAGGAAGCAAATCTGCCTTTATTTGCATCCTGA
- a CDS encoding ArsR/SmtB family transcription factor: MQPMGLRILEIQDEESLKIYMDPLRQRIVLKLAALGVPVTAKKLADLLEISPSSAKHHLQKLQGIGLVEVDHTELIHGIVATFYRATPVEVHIGLENDTAESRNRKQILGENMVRMVYHDYFENALAYAAKSGGAAPVGSQLGVGGVLYLSPEEMETLSQKVMEFVRAHSSAEGERTVPIEYSLIAFDARGKTE; the protein is encoded by the coding sequence ATGCAGCCAATGGGCCTGCGCATTCTGGAAATTCAGGATGAAGAAAGCTTGAAAATTTATATGGACCCGCTGCGGCAGCGCATTGTTTTGAAGCTGGCGGCGCTGGGGGTGCCGGTCACTGCGAAAAAATTAGCGGATCTCTTGGAAATCTCGCCGTCTTCCGCCAAGCATCATCTGCAGAAACTGCAGGGCATCGGCCTGGTGGAAGTGGACCATACCGAACTGATTCACGGCATTGTCGCCACCTTTTACCGAGCAACACCGGTGGAGGTGCATATTGGCCTTGAGAACGACACAGCAGAAAGCAGAAACCGCAAACAGATACTCGGCGAAAACATGGTGCGCATGGTGTACCACGATTATTTTGAAAATGCACTTGCGTATGCCGCAAAGAGCGGCGGCGCGGCGCCTGTCGGCAGCCAACTGGGCGTGGGAGGTGTACTGTACCTTTCACCCGAGGAAATGGAAACGCTTTCACAAAAGGTGATGGAATTTGTACGGGCGCATTCTTCAGCAGAGGGCGAGCGGACGGTGCCGATCGAGTACAGCCTGATTGCGTTTGATGCGCGCGGCAAAACGGAATGA
- a CDS encoding YitT family protein, with product MDKAKVRQTVREYAFLTAATMIMVVGIYFFKFPNNFCFGGVTGFAVLFSSFTPFNASDLTFIMNMALLVVGFLFVGKSFGVKTVYVSVLMSVALSVLDKVYPLTKPMTNEPVLEFMFAVFLPALGSAMLFDADASSGGTDILAMILKKYTSFNIGVTLMLVDVLITVLAFVIYGPKTGLFSIAGLLAKTLVIDTVIENMNLCKYFTVVCDVPAPICDFIHQELNRSATVFEAQGSYGHSQKKVILTVMKRNQAVRLRRFIREQQPNAFIMITNSSEIIGKGFRGMN from the coding sequence ATGGACAAGGCAAAGGTGCGCCAGACGGTGCGGGAGTACGCTTTTTTAACAGCAGCAACCATGATTATGGTGGTTGGCATTTACTTTTTTAAGTTTCCGAACAATTTCTGTTTTGGCGGGGTGACCGGTTTTGCCGTGCTGTTTAGCAGCTTTACGCCATTTAACGCTTCCGACCTGACGTTTATCATGAATATGGCGCTTTTGGTAGTGGGGTTTCTGTTTGTCGGCAAATCTTTCGGAGTGAAAACGGTGTATGTCAGTGTGCTGATGTCGGTGGCACTGAGCGTTCTGGATAAAGTGTACCCGCTGACAAAGCCTATGACCAATGAGCCGGTGCTGGAGTTTATGTTTGCGGTGTTTCTGCCCGCGCTCGGTTCCGCCATGCTGTTTGATGCGGACGCCTCCAGCGGCGGCACGGATATCCTTGCGATGATTCTCAAGAAATATACCAGCTTCAATATCGGCGTTACGCTGATGCTGGTTGATGTGCTGATCACGGTGCTTGCCTTTGTAATTTATGGGCCGAAGACAGGGCTTTTCTCCATCGCGGGGCTGCTGGCGAAAACCCTGGTGATTGATACCGTGATTGAAAACATGAATCTGTGCAAATACTTCACAGTGGTCTGCGATGTTCCCGCCCCCATCTGCGACTTCATTCATCAGGAGCTTAATCGCAGCGCAACGGTGTTTGAAGCGCAGGGCAGCTACGGCCACAGCCAGAAGAAAGTGATTCTGACTGTGATGAAGCGCAATCAGGCGGTGCGCCTGCGCCGCTTTATCCGCGAGCAGCAGCCGAACGCATTTATCATGATTACCAACAGCAGCGAAATTATCGGCAAGGGCTTTCGTGGAATGAACTAA